From the genome of Nicotiana sylvestris chromosome 2, ASM39365v2, whole genome shotgun sequence, one region includes:
- the LOC138886238 gene encoding uncharacterized protein yields MAPYKTLYGRRCQSSVGWFELGEARLLGTDLVKDALDKVKIIQDRLRTAQSRKKSYADRKVCDVTFMVGERVLLRVSPLKSVRRFGKKGKLSPRLIGPFEIID; encoded by the coding sequence atggctccctataagacattatatggtaggcggtgtcagtcTTCAGTTGGGTGGTtcgagctgggagaggctcggttgttgggtacagatttagttaaggatgccttggataaggtgaagatcattcaggataggcttcgtaccgCTCAGTCCAggaagaagagttatgccgaccgcaaggtttgtgatgtgacattcatggtcggagagagagtgttgctccgGGTGTCGCCCTTGAAGAGCGTGaggaggtttgggaagaagggcaagctaagccctaggctcattggtccttttgagattattgattga
- the LOC104218093 gene encoding uncharacterized protein — protein MDSITTTPVPASDISIQQGNNRTMSRRLSTRFPSSKDATYPDDIVNEFGQSPLSGSRRGMDPGTRSRTLNRNSSRAQRGSPSARFDPSMSMIRSGMDNDVENEDEYEDENEEESTEEGEETSKEGEEPVRMSLMALLAESEGSSYMMGEDEDEDEDDGGGGDVGGGENNSCCVCMVRHKGAAFVPCGHSFCRLCSRELWVEGGNCPLCNNFILEILDIF, from the coding sequence ATGGATTCGATTACCACAACACCTGTTCCTGCTTCTGACATTTCGATTCAACAAGGTAACAATCGGACAATGTCTCGTAGGCTTTCTACTCGTTTTCCTTCATCCAAGGATGCCACGTACCCGGATGACATAGTAAACGAATTCGGCCAATCGCCATTATCTGGATCAAGAAGAGGGATGGATCCAGGCACAAGGAGTAGAACATTGAATCGAAATTCAAGTCGAGCTCAAAGAGGTAGCCCGAGTGCAAGGTTTGACCCGTCAATGTCAATGATAagatcaggcatggataacgatGTTGAAAATGAGGACGAGTATGAGGACGAAAATGAGGAAGAGAGTACGGAAGAAGGGGAGGAAACGTCGAAAGAAGGAGAGGAGCCAGTGAGAATGTCGTTGATGGCGTTATTAGCAGAGTCTGAGGGATCGTCGTATATGATGGGAGAGGACGAGGACGAGGATGAGGATGACGGTGGTGGTGGTGATGTCGGAGGAGGAGAAAATAATAGTTGTTGTGTTTGCATGGTTAGACATAAGGGTGCAGCATTTGTACCTTGTGGACACTCATTTTGCAGGTTATGTTCAAGGGAACTTTGGGTTGAAGGAGGTAATTGTCCACTTTGCAACAATTTCATATTGGAAATTCTAGACATTTTCTGA